A region of Candidatus Megaera polyxenophila DNA encodes the following proteins:
- a CDS encoding FMN reductase, producing MQSDEFKAAVGKYPTGITIVSTKHDNRFYGFTANSFTSVSLDPALISFCLNVKSASFDAFFNTKYFAINILSNYQIDLATRFASLNIDKFQNVSFTENNFGVPLVSNVLSWIECEKYKHVECGDHYIFIGKALKVTVNNNLDSISPLVYYGKSYKELK from the coding sequence GTGCAAAGTGACGAATTTAAAGCTGCAGTCGGGAAGTATCCTACTGGCATAACTATTGTTTCCACCAAACATGACAATAGATTTTATGGATTTACGGCTAATTCTTTTACTTCGGTTTCTCTTGATCCTGCTTTGATTTCGTTTTGTTTAAATGTAAAATCCGCTAGTTTCGATGCTTTTTTCAATACAAAATATTTTGCAATTAATATTTTATCAAACTACCAGATAGATTTAGCAACACGCTTTGCTTCTTTAAATATTGATAAGTTCCAAAATGTCAGTTTTACAGAAAATAATTTTGGTGTACCCCTGGTAAGTAATGTTTTAAGCTGGATAGAATGCGAGAAATACAAGCATGTAGAATGCGGGGATCATTATATTTTCATAGGTAAAGCATTGAAAGTAACAGTAAATAACAATTTGGATTCTATTTCTCCTCTTGTTTATTATGGAAAGTCTTATAAAGAACTAAAATGA
- a CDS encoding amino acid ABC transporter substrate-binding protein → MKKLSILLSILFLLLLPACSDNKNDHVWIAGTSADNPPYEFMQNGEIVGFDIDLINEIGKFLGKKLEFRNMEFHSLLAALSTNSVDLVIAGLSNTPERSSRVDFSITYISSEIAILYRKEDNFTNCKDLKGKKVGAQLGTTWNLIANELATANDFTITSLSGNLMLVEELKSRRIDALVLEEAQAKKFIEIYPDLARFAEKNLSSSFAIAMPKNSPHKQDIDRAIKALKNNGTTQALAKKWGLAGAK, encoded by the coding sequence ATGAAAAAACTAAGCATTTTACTATCTATCTTATTTTTATTGCTATTGCCGGCTTGTTCCGATAATAAGAATGATCATGTCTGGATTGCTGGCACTAGTGCTGATAATCCACCGTATGAATTTATGCAAAATGGTGAAATAGTTGGGTTTGATATTGATCTTATTAATGAGATCGGAAAATTTTTAGGCAAAAAACTCGAATTTAGAAACATGGAGTTCCACAGTTTGCTTGCTGCTCTTTCTACTAACAGCGTGGATCTAGTTATCGCTGGTTTATCTAATACACCAGAACGATCCTCAAGAGTGGACTTTTCTATTACTTATATTTCTTCGGAAATTGCAATTTTATATAGAAAAGAGGATAATTTTACTAATTGTAAGGATTTAAAAGGTAAAAAAGTAGGAGCCCAACTCGGTACCACATGGAACTTAATTGCTAATGAGCTAGCTACAGCCAACGATTTTACTATTACTTCTTTATCCGGTAATTTAATGCTTGTAGAAGAACTAAAATCCAGACGTATTGATGCGTTAGTTTTAGAGGAAGCTCAAGCTAAAAAATTCATAGAGATTTATCCGGATTTGGCTAGATTTGCTGAGAAAAATTTAAGTTCCTCATTTGCTATTGCGATGCCAAAAAATTCGCCTCATAAACAGGATATAGATCGTGCAATTAAAGCCCTTAAAAATAATGGAACAACTCAGGCTTTAGCTAAAAAATGGGGATTAGCTGGTGCAAAGTGA
- a CDS encoding ribosomal large subunit pseudouridine synthase D yields MSRHNFIIPENLDGLRVDKALTLYCGDTSRSQIQKAIKHQKLLLNGQIVSTLSLRVKKNDDIDLLLEEEVQPGIVSSNIPLDIIYEDNDLIVLNKSSSMTVHPGAGDYKDTLVNALLYHTDKLSDEGGEIRPGIVHRLDKNTSGLMVVAKNNAAHRALATQIESRTLKRKYKALVWGIIKPPEGIITQPMARSKLDRKKMTTVKSGGKAAITHYKTLEIFKSGMFSLVECSLETGRTHQIRVHLSHIGHSIVGDQTYGNNKRKTTGCPETLREVLIKFDHQALHSFYISFIHPITEVLMEFEKELPVDYNDLITCLKTS; encoded by the coding sequence ATGTCCCGACATAATTTTATTATCCCTGAAAATTTAGATGGTTTAAGAGTAGATAAAGCTTTGACTTTATATTGTGGCGATACTTCAAGAAGCCAAATTCAAAAAGCTATCAAGCACCAAAAACTGCTGCTAAATGGCCAGATTGTTTCAACCTTATCGTTACGAGTCAAAAAAAACGATGATATTGATCTGCTTCTTGAAGAAGAAGTACAACCAGGAATCGTATCGTCTAACATTCCTCTTGATATCATTTACGAGGATAATGACTTAATAGTATTAAATAAATCATCCTCCATGACAGTCCACCCAGGAGCTGGTGATTATAAAGATACTTTGGTTAACGCTTTGCTGTACCATACTGATAAATTATCGGATGAAGGGGGAGAAATTAGACCAGGTATTGTTCATAGGTTAGATAAAAATACTTCGGGTTTAATGGTTGTAGCAAAAAATAATGCGGCCCATCGAGCACTCGCTACGCAAATTGAATCAAGAACGCTTAAAAGAAAATATAAAGCTTTGGTTTGGGGAATAATCAAGCCTCCCGAGGGGATCATAACTCAACCGATGGCTCGAAGTAAATTAGACCGAAAAAAGATGACTACCGTAAAATCAGGAGGTAAAGCTGCAATTACCCATTATAAAACATTAGAGATTTTTAAAAGCGGTATGTTCAGTTTGGTTGAATGTAGCCTTGAAACTGGTAGAACTCATCAAATTCGTGTTCATTTAAGCCATATCGGCCATTCGATAGTAGGAGACCAAACTTATGGAAATAATAAGAGGAAAACCACAGGCTGTCCCGAGACTCTAAGGGAGGTGCTTATTAAATTTGACCATCAAGCTTTGCATTCTTTTTATATCAGTTTTATTCATCCTATAACTGAGGTATTGATGGAGTTTGAAAAAGAATTACCGGTTGATTACAATGATCTCATAACTTGCTTAAAAACAAGTTAG
- a CDS encoding DNA polymerase yields the protein MNNIAQKLEYIKWLKSIGIEYYFSTKKDSDISLINELKGHYNKKQEIGCDTIMVNESTKFHTAEKLTVINNNDVDKEVSSVKEARSLADSISSLDKLKEIVANFNGCTLKNFALNTVFADGNPGAKIMLIGEAPGAKEDELGIPFCGESGMLLDIMLSTVKLSRKENIYITNTVFWRPPANRKPTKQEINICQPFLEKHIALINPKLIICVGSTAVTGLFGDKTSINTARNTKHFYQNNYLPQPITTMAIFHPAYLLRQPAKKKDTWFDLIKIQQFIEETI from the coding sequence ATGAACAATATAGCTCAAAAATTAGAATATATAAAATGGCTTAAATCAATTGGTATAGAATATTATTTTTCTACAAAAAAAGATAGTGATATTTCTCTTATTAACGAATTAAAAGGCCACTACAACAAGAAGCAAGAAATAGGTTGTGATACAATTATGGTCAATGAATCAACAAAATTCCATACCGCAGAGAAACTAACTGTTATTAATAATAATGACGTGGATAAAGAAGTATCAAGCGTTAAAGAAGCACGATCTTTGGCAGATAGTATCAGTTCATTGGATAAGTTAAAAGAAATAGTTGCCAATTTTAACGGTTGTACTTTGAAAAACTTTGCACTAAATACCGTTTTTGCAGATGGTAATCCGGGAGCAAAAATAATGTTAATAGGCGAAGCACCAGGAGCAAAAGAAGATGAATTGGGCATTCCTTTCTGCGGTGAAAGCGGTATGCTGCTAGATATAATGCTTTCTACAGTTAAACTATCCAGAAAGGAAAATATATATATAACTAATACAGTTTTTTGGCGACCACCAGCAAATAGAAAACCTACAAAACAGGAAATAAATATTTGCCAGCCATTTTTGGAAAAGCATATTGCTCTTATAAATCCTAAACTAATCATTTGCGTAGGCAGCACGGCCGTTACCGGTCTATTCGGTGATAAAACTAGCATTAATACAGCCAGGAATACTAAACATTTTTATCAAAATAACTATTTGCCACAGCCCATTACCACTATGGCTATTTTTCACCCAGCTTATCTTCTTAGGCAACCTGCTAAAAAAAAGGACACCTGGTTTGATTTAATAAAGATACAACAATTTATCGAAGAAACTATTTGA
- the gltA_1 gene encoding citrate synthase, giving the protein MSEEFAELKIKDKVHKLPIKKASIGQDVIDVTKLYSQTGYFTYDPGFMSTASCTSNITYIDGDNGILRHRGYDIKELAENKNFLEVSHLLLHGELPNATQYKDFREDIAYHALVNEQTRNIFGAFRHSAHPMAVILSVVGSLSAFYHESLDMTSIEGRELAAHRMIAKMPTIAAMTYKYSLSQAFVYPLDELHFTENFLHMMFASPSKKYKVNPVLAKALDKIFILHADHEQNASTSTVRTCGSSGSNPFAAC; this is encoded by the coding sequence ATGAGCGAAGAATTTGCAGAACTTAAAATCAAGGATAAAGTCCATAAATTACCAATTAAAAAAGCTTCGATTGGTCAGGATGTGATAGATGTTACAAAATTATATAGCCAGACCGGTTACTTTACTTATGATCCTGGTTTCATGTCTACGGCATCATGCACTTCTAATATTACTTATATCGACGGCGATAATGGGATATTAAGGCATCGAGGATATGACATAAAGGAACTTGCTGAAAACAAGAATTTCCTTGAAGTATCACACCTTCTGCTCCATGGTGAGCTACCTAATGCAACACAGTATAAAGATTTTAGAGAGGATATTGCCTATCACGCTCTTGTTAATGAACAAACAAGGAATATTTTCGGTGCTTTCCGTCATTCAGCACATCCCATGGCTGTTATATTATCGGTAGTAGGTTCTCTTTCTGCTTTTTATCATGAGAGCCTTGATATGACTTCAATAGAAGGAAGAGAGTTAGCAGCGCATAGAATGATTGCCAAGATGCCAACCATTGCTGCAATGACTTATAAATATTCACTTAGCCAGGCTTTTGTTTATCCATTAGATGAGCTACATTTTACCGAAAATTTTCTACACATGATGTTTGCCTCACCGAGCAAGAAGTACAAGGTAAATCCTGTACTTGCTAAAGCTTTAGATAAAATTTTTATTTTACATGCAGATCATGAGCAAAATGCTTCTACTTCAACCGTACGCACTTGCGGATCATCCGGATCCAACCCCTTTGCTGCTTGTTAG